The sequence below is a genomic window from Gossypium hirsutum isolate 1008001.06 chromosome A11, Gossypium_hirsutum_v2.1, whole genome shotgun sequence.
CAAACATAGCAACAAAGGAAAATTATAGGGTTTCTCCCGCTAAAATAGGCGCCGGACCAGTCCCACAAAATCCATCATCAAATATAGATACAGAATGTGATAAAAAGCCAATTTCATTTAGGCAAAGCACGCACTGAAATACATACATCCAAATAAAGCCAATAATGATTCCCATGATAGAATTAGCACAAGTCACCAATCACCCTCCTAATCCTCTAGAAAATGATCAAAATGAGGCCTAATATGATCTACGAGATCTGATGATAATCCATTCAAATTATAAGCAATTTCATAGCTTTACTACTTGGGGGCAAAATTGATATGCAAGGACAAGGAAGGCAGTTCAAAACACAAGAATGACCGATTTCAATAAGATGTAAGTAGGATGTCCGTCAGATGTCACAAGCAAGCGTAATATAGTTAAGAAGTCAATCTATAGGTATTTTAGTTCTAAAACAAGTAAATTTGTTATTCTCCATTAAAAGCCTGTAAAGTTGCAGatgaaattaaaaaggatactgCCTCGATACTTGGATCGAGGATAATATGTATCTTCACATTTTGGACAGTAGATTTTCACAGTACTTGAACGAGGAATATCTGACTGGCCAACTGGAAGACAATGTTGTCCACAGCAGAAAGCTCTTGGGCATCTCCCAAAATCATAGTTTTTGTATTTCTCCAACTGAAACAGAAGTTGCAAGTAACTTTGTAAACAAGTTATGACAAAGTCAACAGAGAGCAAAAGAAAATACTGAATAAATAACAGCAATTTTACCATAGCAGACATTCCCTTGCTAGTTAATATGTAACGGACATGTATAAGACCATACAACATCTCAGCTGCCGATTCAACCAATTCATTCTGTTCTTCAGTGAACATATCACCTATAAAACCCAAAAGTTGTCTACTTAAGAGCAAGAGTCAATGTGCATGGATGATTGACGAGTTCATATAAACAACAGTACCCTCAGTACACCACAGGGATGATGCATATAAACAATAAAAAGCAGAAAAAAAGTAGGTAGATATAGATAATAGCATTATAAATGCAAACTACATGGTCAGAAATGCTATTGAAACACAAACTTTGAAACAACTGCAATAATATGTTTCCTAAATGCACTCAGAGTGACATTTCTGGTGTTCAGATTCTGCAGCAATAGCAAAAATTCAAAAGTATAGTAAAAAAGGCTTTTGACAATGAGAAAAACAGAACATCAAATAAGGTTGTGCATTCTCCGTATAGACTACTATACAAGTCCCAGTCAGAAGATAAGACATATAACAAGTCTAGTAATGGGTAATGGCATATAATCAGATTAACATTCAGCAAGTTACAGAGTCAGTCAACATTCGTCTTAATGTGGGCCATAAGTAACCAAACaaccaaaataaatttgaatGCCTCCCAAAAAAACTTTTATCCACCATTTTAAATTCTTTCCTGGCGAAAATCCTCATGAAGGCCCAAAATAGCATACTTATGGACTTATGAATCGAAGAGGCAAAGAAATCTGTTAAAGACtggtttgaatttggaaaataataTCATCTCTATGAGTGAATatcaaatcaatcaaaattcataaTTTCATATTACTGCATTACAAAAGTGCTTACCATGGGAAGATTCAACATCCAATATTAAATCGAGCGCATAGTCATAGTACGGAACTTGACTGCTCAACCCACAAAGATTAAAATCATCTTGGATGTAGTCATCATCAACTTCACAGAAAAACTCATTGCCGCGCAAATTGCAAAACCATGAGATCCAAGATGTGCCATCTCCATCAGAACCACTAACATCTGATTCTTCACTATCTGTTTCAGACTCCTCTGCAATCAAGGACAACATTAACAGATAACTGAGAAGAACCTTACGTTTAATAGTTTTCTTATCAATCATGATTGATGACCTTGATAGTCTATGCCTTGTCTTAGGAAAAACATATCAAGAAGGAAAAATGAAACTACATAGAAGTATAATGAAATAAAACCTACTTTCAGTAGGCCAAGATCCCAATAATTTGGCTTTAAAAATGCACTTTGTAAATGGATGAGGTTAAGTACGAAATTCTGCAAATAATCATACTTAACAAAGGAATTAGTATTTAAACACTTTTCACATACAAATACACCAACATATCACCTCGGAGCTGCCAACAAATTCTTAAAAACCTAGATCCTACCAAATCAAATTAACTCGAAAATATGTCAATACATCCTCAGCAACATACGATTCGTCACATATTAATCAAAAGAAAGTGACAGGCAAGTAACTAACCATCACATTTGGCTTTGGAGAGAGGTGCAGTGCGTGAATCACGATGGTCAAGCTGGGCTTTACCAGTGGAAGTTGAAGGAACGGAGGATCTTTCTTTGTCTTTTCTGTTGAAGCCCCTCGAAGTGGATGGAGACGACTTCTCTAGATGCTTGTCCAGCACATCGTTTAATCGCTTCCGATCAAACGGTCCTCCAACAAGCTCCGATTTCGAAGACCCTCCTCCTCGATCTCTATGACTGTACATagcttttatttattgttattatttttcacCACCCAAATTCCAATGGCTATTAATGGTTAAAAAGTTCAAGCTTGCACTGCGGGGAGAGTGAGAACCtagaattgagaaataaaggGGAGGGGGTTGCAGGTCGGAGGAGGAAATGGCGGCCGTTTTCTTGGAGAAGTGAAAAAGGAAAACGAGGCTGGATTAAGCGGATATGAAGGATGAGAAGCAGGTGACGTAGGGCTGAAGACGGAGAAAAACTAGGGTTTCTGAATACGAAAGGGAGAAACACGAGCTCCTCAAGGTGCTCCCTCTCTGTCTCTCTTGTTTTCTTGCCCTTTGCTTTGCTGCGGCTGCCTCCGTAATTTTTTCCCATTTCGGAATTCATTTCTCGATTTTTCTGGGATTAATTGCACTTCACATCCTCGAATTATGGTTCGCATTTTAAACTCATCGCTGGACTCCAAAATGTTCTAATTAAATCCCAATATATTTGTATAGTATCAATCATGTCCTTCAATCACCCATGCATAAATGGTAATGCGAGCTCAAATCTTATGCGGATTAAATTGTAAATCTTATTAAGCAAATAACTTAAATTTGGTGTGTTAAATAGAAAACTGGATTCCCTACGTTTTATTTGCACCGTTTTTAAACTTCCTAAATCCgaactaataataaataatgttCATATATGCTTATTTAACCCTAATTTATGGTTAaactgataaaaaaatattataaataatattcaattttatCCACCATAATTTATAAGTGAAGTGATAGAAAATAATAGTATAATTAATGAGGTACATTTTAAGAAATACTGTTAAGGGATATGTTTGATATGTGTGTTTTTGACAtgtttactaatttaaataaattgtataattacAAATTTAGATTTTCCTCGTAAAAAGAAACCAACTGTTATATGCCTCATTCTTAAAGAAGTATCAAGCTGCCAATTTCCTTTTTAAATTGGTGTCGCACcatttctttttttcattataGAAATGTGGTCTATCTATTATGCGATTTAATATTGTATCATAATTtcgtctttatatttttattatattattagttactacaaatagttaatataaatatttttttaataatatattactctggttcttttcttctttttctttataataatggttaaatttcacatttgttccctctaatatgcttaaatttaatatataatctatatattttaaatttaaactttattgggtctttatatttttataatatttttaagtagtccaaatagttaatattgttaattttccAGTTAAAACTTTATgtagttatatataatttttttaggttCAAAAATATCAAGAGAgggtgaattggtattttaaaaatttctacaaACTTTCCTAAAtgataagaaaatggaaaaaattttgaataattcaatttatagTGGTTTGACCCCAAGTGTCTACCCCTACTGCCTTGGTATAATTTAACCAGGGATTTCCCAATTCGCTGCACTTGAATTATTACATTTTAAGAAAAATGTATAACATTTATAATTCCTATCTTTTTTTCTAAGTTAAAATAGAACATTGCTCTTATTTCCTTAAGTGTGCTATTTACAACGAAGAAGTAATGAGCAAACTAACAATAAACCTATAGTGGGCATGTGTAAATTTGAAACTCTAAATACATGATTTGATAGTGATAAAAGATATTATAATAAGCTATCAATGAATGTGTacaagagaaaatgaagaaaataaacaattgaaggtttttcttttgatttatttaCTCAGATATTCATCTATTGTATTTTAAATTGTTCTTGATGTGTAGATATAACAAGGAAAAAATGTGTGATCGTTTACAATCAGTGGAAGCATTGTAAATAGACTTGTATCGATACAACTCACGAGATGTATGGGTAGAAGTAAACTTGTATCGGTAGAAGTCCAGTGGACTTATGTCGATAGAAGTCCCCTTAAGTATCGGTCGAAGTTTGGAGGAATGCTTGAGGTGCTCACTGACATACTTCTATGAGTAAAACTTCCTCCTAATATCAATGCAACTTCCTAAACTTGTGCAATTTTAGtttaaaacacttaaaaatattttggatTGACTCAAAagacatttaaataaattaaaacacatttcaaacatgtttttgagtactttttcaagtttttgaaatgtttaataaaattttcaataattatttttatcaaatgacttaagagatataaataaaattttatattaaatgttGCTATATCAAAAGTTTGGGACATCAAAGCTAACAAATTTAAATACCCTAACAATGCGTTTGGTTGGCATGAATGGCTATCCCATTCATACCTTATTCAACGCAACAATTTTATTCTATTGTTTGGTTTAACTGAATGAGTGAAATGGCCGGGTaatattattgtaacaccccctacccgtatccattgtcgaaatagggtacgaggtattatcggagtttactgaatattttcagataattctgagtcatttattattcatattttgaaaataattataacgtctctctattgggccctccaagcccaaaacatacattagaaaccaaccgggataaaatcgggatcataaaaaaaatttcgcaaaatcttaaattatattttcatctaagtacttgtcatttcaatgcttcttataattaaacatgttactattcaatcaatagcttggcacttgtctaagcgtcaaacaacaacattgttagtatacttgcacatatttcatataaattcaacattgatatacctatttCCTCAACATATCACATTTGAGTTCAATAATAGtttcaacttacataatttccttgtattaacatatcaaagatattatgtacatgtcacaaaatatattattctcttactgtttcttcataagcatatatcattcatttcgttatatcaatatttcatgcaccatcatttccttatattttatgtatatttatttaggtaatagttcgtattaaacttaacataaattaaattccatgtacctatacttatttcatttatctatcttcttaattatttcatacaactattttgtacatatatttccatatgaccaattcttgtaaacatttcacacaaccattttgtataaccaattcatataatcatttgtCATCTGGTAtatattacctgaatattagttGTTCAGCAGATATCTTGGCATCTCTCTTccacgatcttatttatcttcgacatgatgccatagtatctttcaactatggttttactagttttctgtcatgttgccatggtatctttcaaccatggtcttatttgttttcccgtcatgttgccatggtatctttcaaccatggtcttatccattTCATGttacgttgccatggtatctttcaaccatggtcttacacatttcatatcaggttgtcatgatatctttcaaccatggtcttacacatttcatttcagagagcacactcccgcaaacctcatcTTTATAgtgagattaccagtccaggctaaatcccctgtaatataaactcatagagtattaccaggattaccagtccaagctaaatcccctgcaacgacaattactctaatgagcttggatctgaattaccagtccaggctaaattcagaccctaattcggattacccatccgggctaaatctattttttacatattcttcgggagagctatatcagaataggatcacccgtccgggctagatcatttttaccgtcaatttcttttcagagatccattgaaatttcctttcattcaaccgggatttcttcccctttttatcaaatatatcaatgtttcataaattttcatacaatgaactttcaaatcatatttacatcaataacatacatttcaagcatttaagaatataattcaagttacacgaacttacctagcgaaattacagaaatatcaagattcaggggcattttggtaatttaccattttcccgaTTTTCATTCGATcttaaattgacaatttcattcaatttattaatttagataataaaacaattcattcctgtaacaccccttacccgtattcgtcgccgaaataaggtacgaggcattaccggagtttaccgaattaatttttttcgttaatacgagttaaatactattcatttactaaaaTATGTCATGACGTCCTTTAGATgggcctccaaagcccaaaacatacttcgagaccaaaccagaattaaatcgaaaccatagggaatttttcgcaaaatcccaaagtattttttttgttctatataacccctttataaatatctaaccttccctgcaaatttcaaaaccgagaccaatccaacaatcaatttgataccaaattatacttctattataatcatactatttaacatattcatcattctttacattaatgtatattcattaaacaagtcttagcatttatataatcatcaaaccttatacatacaatataaatcaaaaaggaaatttacaaaagctaccggagataatctggatagtgtgatcctctgtgttgatccgatcctccgtatacttccacgtcaatctacaagagacattgaatacactcaagtaagcttatagaagcttagtaagttcataggcataaaacataaatcttaccaaatatttatacacttatacaatatacacaattattaagtTCATCTGTCAACCACAGTCATTGGTGAGTTCCCTTGTATAAACttactaccacttatccatttcctttaattcttttaggcccatttgtcacatatcattttttaaccaaattagggaacggttacggaaaattgagtacttcactctCACTTTGTCATaatataactatggtcttgcgtatgatcacttatcactttttgaagtcatagtcctgtcacggtcttacactgatcgcatttatcacttgtcactgatcagataagtatagctaaaactatcacttatcacttatcacttgtcattgatcagataagtgtagctaaagctaccacttatcatttatcacttgtcactgatcagataagtgtagctaaaactaccacttatcacttatcacttgtcattgatcagataagtgcagctaaagctaccacttatcacttatcacttgtcattgatcagataagtgtagctaaagctaccacttatcacttgtcactgatcagaagtactcaaatccgatgttccactcaatttgatcatttattcgattttcgggttgttattttattctctatacatcaataaatatatttcatcatacattatataattcataaaattaacatataatcattaaacttcaaccatatgaacttacctgcgtcgatttacaaaatttgtgaaagttcagggactaatcagctactttttcttttcctcgacttgcttcgggttctcgatttgcagtaaaaatatgaaaaaccagcttaataaaaccttctatggtgtttttgctaatgagaatgcagaaaaataatgagaaatctagataattccactttagtcctagctttattaagtaaattttgtaatattctaattttgcctttaattcatcaattttcctactgatttcatgccctttccgtccagcccaaatagaccttgggtttatttgccttttaaaccctatttattttatcatttaagctatttaatcattttcgataattttacatttgttacaatttagtcatttttattcaattaactatcaaaactttaaaatttcttgacgaaactttaatactaacttattaatactccataaatatttataaaaatatttatggctctttttaaaattttcaaactctcgatATCTTGTTTccgattctaattttttttaaatatttatttctagtacactattcgttatttcaaaaattttcctaacttcacatttaacttatattcactaaattattaatattttctactcatttgtcggatttagtgatacCGAATCACtatttcgacaccactgaaaatttaggctattacaattctccccctcttaagaaatttcgtcctcgaaatttgttacctgaaaaTAGGTTCGGATATTGTGATTTTATTGATTCCTctgtttcccaggttgcctcctccacaccatgtcgatgccataacacttttactaacgataACCGTTTGTTCCTTAACTCTTTAGTTTCCCAAGCTAGAATTTTCACCGGTTCTTCTGAATAAGTCATGTTGGGTTGGAGCTCTATTTTTGTATGAGGAATTACATGTAATGGATCTGATCTGTACCGTCtcaacattgacacatgaaacacattatgaatcttttcaagctttgggggcaaagccaatctataagctaccggaccgattctttcaatgatttcgtacggcccgataaatcgtgggctgAGTTTTCCCTTTCTAACGAACCGCAAAACTTTTTTCCATgatgacactttcaaaaatacacgatcacccacattaaactctatatctcttcactttaaatctgcatatgatttttgccgatcggaggcagcttttaaacaatctcgaataatacgAACTTTTTATTCGGTTTCCCGAATCAAGTCCACTCCCATTAGTTTCGGTTCACTTAATTCagaccaatataatggagttctacactttcttccatacagagcttcaaatggtgccattttaatactagtttgataactattattataagcaaatttggctaaaggtaaatacctttcccagctgccgtcaaactcaagtacacaacaccataacatatcttctaaaatctgaatcactcgctctgactgcccatctgtctaaggatgaaaagttgtgctgaaatttaatttagtgcccaaagcctcctgtaatttacttcaaaatctcgaagtaaatctcggatcctgatccgaaataatagatacTAGAACTCCATGTAAtttcacaatctcagaaatatacaattccgctaacttctccaatgaaaaatttgatctgACTCGAATAAAAGGTgtcgactttgtcaatctataaACGATAACccagattgaatctttctttttcggagtcacaaacaatcctgatacaaaatccatcgtaatgtgttcccacttccattcaggaatcataataggttgtaatAAACCCGTTGGTACTTGATGCTCTGCTTTCACCTGCTGACAGATTAGACATTTTGCAACAAATTCACAAATCTCTcccttcataccaggccaccagtacattcTTTTTAAATcgcaatacatttttgtactacccggatgaatagaatacttactattatgagcttcagcaagaatatcatttttcaattctgaattattcggaacacaaattctattacgATAATGCAACATACCACCATCATCAATGCTATATTCTGAACTCAAATTATCCTGAACAGTTTGTCGTTTCAGCACTAGTTTCGGATCATCACTCTGTAATTCACGGATTCGTTGAAGGAATATAGATTTTGCTTTCAATTCTACTAATACTGAACCATCTTCATTAACAGATAAATGAACATTCATTGCTCGAAGTGCAAACAATGATGATTTTCGGCTAAGTGCATCAGCgaccacattagctttccccgggtgataatcaataacaaaatcagaatctttcaatagttcgagCCACCATATTTGTCTTAAGTTcagctctttctgtgtcatcaaatatttcagacttttgtgatcggtatacacataacattttccccatataaataatgtctccagatttttaaagcaaacacaatcgcagacaactctaaatcatgggtaGGGTAATTTTTCTCGTGCGGTTTTAATTGCCGAGAAGCATATACCACTATTTTCCCCgactgcattaaaacacaacccaaaccatttaaagatgcatcactatacacaacaTATGGTATACCTGATTCTGGCTGAGTTAACACTGGAGCTTCTATCAACATCttcttcaattgatcaaaactttgttggcactctTCAGACCATACAAATTCAACATTCTTCTGAAGTAGTCGAGTCATCGGCaaagcaatcattgaaaattttttaacaaatcgGCGGTAGTATCCCATTAATCCCAGGAAACTCCGCACTTCTGTTACGTTCTTTGGAGTTTTCCAATTCACCACTGCTGACACTTTACTTGGATCTACTCGAATTCCTTcagctgaaacaatatgacctagAAATCTAACCTcatgtagccaaaattcacacttgctgaactttgcatacaactgtttgtctCTCAAGGTCTGTAACACACTTCTCAAGTGTTGTGCATGATCAGGCTCGGTCTTCAaatagatcagtatatcatcaataaatacaaccacgaatctatccaaataaggttgaaaaattcgattcatcaagtccataaatgcagcaggagcattagttaaaccaaatggcattaccagaaactcgtaatgaccatatcgagttctgaaggcagtttttggcACGTCACATTCTTTAACTtttagctgataatacccagatcgaagatctatttttgaaaacatagcAGCACCTTTCAACTattgaacaaatcatcaatgcggggcaaaggatatttgttcttgattgtaacccTATTTAACTGttgtaatctatacacaatctcaacgAGCCATCTTTCTATTTCATAAACAAAataggtgcaccccaaggagatgTACTCGGTCTAATAAACCCCTTATCTAACAATTTTTTGCAACTGagtcttcaactcttttaatttcgtcggtgccattctgtatggtgTTATGGATATTGGAGCTGTTCCCGGGATCAcatcaatcacaaactcaacttcacgatctggcagtaaacccggtaattcctcaggaaacacatcagcaAATTCATTAACAACTGGCAACTATTTCAACTTTGATTCAGAATCCCGAGTATCAAGAATATAAGCTAAATATGCTTCATTACCCTTTCATACTAGCTTCTGAGCTGAAAAGGCCGAAATAATTTGGAcattatctttcatatttccAAACTCAGCTGAAATCATTTCTCCTGTCTGATTTTTCAAATCAATTCGTTTCTCTCGACAGTCCACTACAACATCATGTTTTGTTAACCAATTCATCcccagaataatatcaaatttccgaaagggtaacaacatcaaatcagcagggaattcagagcctttcactttcagtggacaattacgacataTTAAATTAACCATCACACTTTGACCTAATGGATTAGTAACTTGTATATCATAATTAGTGGACTCAACAAATAATTTCTTTTCATATG
It includes:
- the LOC107911854 gene encoding putative casein kinase II subunit beta-4, which gives rise to MYSHRDRGGGSSKSELVGGPFDRKRLNDVLDKHLEKSSPSTSRGFNRKDKERSSVPSTSTGKAQLDHRDSRTAPLSKAKCDEESETDSEESDVSGSDGDGTSWISWFCNLRGNEFFCEVDDDYIQDDFNLCGLSSQVPYYDYALDLILDVESSHGDMFTEEQNELVESAAEMLYGLIHVRYILTSKGMSAMLEKYKNYDFGRCPRAFCCGQHCLPVGQSDIPRSSTVKIYCPKCEDTYYPRSKYRGNIDGAYFGTTFPHLFLMTYGHLMPQKPTQNYIPRVFGFKIHKP